The sequence CTGATCTGATTCGCGAAATTCTCGACGAGTTGAACCTACAGTAGGATTTTCCTGTTCAGCTGCTCGCAACTTGATCATTTTGCCCAGACCCCGCTGAGATTGTCTTACCTGCGAAGGATCGCGGGGACGAGTGAAGACCATCGAAATATACGCTTCCGCTGAGCCGCCTCCGTAGTGCGGGGTGCGCGAACACGCGGCGCAACCGTCCATGCGCAACCGATGAACCGTTTGACGCGTATCTTCGTAGCATGCTGGCAGTCCATTCTGAACGCTACACTCAGTACCGTTCGTCAAGTATCCCCGTTATCTTTACGGCTTCACGCACCTCTCCGGGAAAGTTTTCATGTCACGTCAAGGTTGGTTCATGAGTTCATCAAAATGGTTTGTGCTCACGGTGGCGATGACGTACACGGGTGCGTTAGCGGGGTGTCGGCCCGCAGAACCACCGGCCGCGAGCGTGGACGAACATGAACACGACGAACACGGGCATGATCACGACCACGACCACGATCACGCTGGCCATGACCATGACGGTCATAACCATGATGGCGACGTGGATATCGACAACTTGGTGCCGCTCAAGAGCACCCCGCCGCTGGAATCGCTGAGTCAGGGCGTCGATCAACTGGTTGTCATTCGAGATGCCATTGCCAAAGGGTTTGCCGACGACGACGTCGACTCCATCCACGATCAGTTGCACGACGTTGGCACGCTGCTCGGTCAGATTGAGGAAGCGATTCCTGCCGCTGAAATTCCAGATGCTCAAAAGAAGGAAATGCAGCAAGCGATTGAGACGCTGTTTGAAGCCTACGGCGACGTGGACCTCAAATTGCATGGTGCCGAAGGGAAAGACTACAAAGACGTCTCTGGGGAAATTAATTCTGCCATCGATGTGCTGACCAAAAACTCTCACTCTTAGTCGAGATACTCATGACAATGCCCTCCGCTTGCTCACGCATCGTCCGTTTTGCTTCGCCCATATCGTTTGCAGTGCTCGGTCTGCTCGCCCTCACTGGGTCGGGCGGATGTGACGGTGAGCGTTCCGCTCCAGTAGTGTCGCCACCGGGTGGTCGGGCGAGTGAGTACCTGCTCACGACGCAGCCCAGCGACCCTGCCTCTTTGACGCAGACGGCTGAGGAGTTGAGTGGGGCTGAGGGCTCGCCCAGTGAGCCCAACGCAGCGCGAGAGGTGGTGTTGATCGGAAAGATTGACGCGGGTGATTTCCCAGCCTTCCAAGATGGTCAAGCGACCTTCATGCTCAGCGAGTTGCCGGCCGCAGGTCACGGACTGGACGATCCGGATCACGAAGACAACTGCCCCTTTTGTAAACGTCGTGCCGAGCAGGCCCCGAAAGCGATTGTTAGTATCGTGGACCCTGACGGGAATGCTGTGAAGACAGACGCTCGCGAGCTACTCGGCGTGGCCCAGGGCGACCGCGTGATCGCGGTGGGGACGGCGACCTATGACAAGTCCGTCAACGCGATCACGCTGCAGTGCAGCGGCGTGTACGTCGGAAAGTAAGAACGGAACGTTCGGTCCACAGAGCGAGAGATTCAGTCGTCAGAGGCGTGTTGGCGAGGTTTGTGCTACCTCTAAGAACGCGCAGCATCGCGACGGGCCATTCGCGTGACTTAGGGGAGCGACTCGTTCTGCGCCTGACGGTAGGCGGCTCGCTGCCGCGCGTATTCTTCGGGACTTGGTGACGATTCCGTGTCTTGGCCGGCCGCTCCTGCTGCCGTCTCTTGCTCGAACAATCGTTTGAGAAACGGCCGGCACCATCCGCACCCCGTCCCCGCACCGTAACACTGCGACAATTCGCTGGTCCGGCGCGGCTGCTGCACGCGGATGTACTGAATCACTTTCCGCCGGGTTACATGAAAACAGAGGCACAGCTCGTCATCGTCTTTCATGGGATCGCGGTCACGATCGGCAGGA comes from Allorhodopirellula heiligendammensis and encodes:
- a CDS encoding (2Fe-2S)-binding protein, producing MKDDDELCLCFHVTRRKVIQYIRVQQPRRTSELSQCYGAGTGCGWCRPFLKRLFEQETAAGAAGQDTESSPSPEEYARQRAAYRQAQNESLP